One [Clostridium] saccharolyticum WM1 DNA segment encodes these proteins:
- the metF gene encoding methylenetetrahydrofolate reductase [NAD(P)H], with protein sequence MKIKDILSQGNPTLSFEVFPPKTEDKYDSVERAAAEIAKLNPAFMSVTYGAGGGTSQYTVDIASALHREYQVTALAHLTCVSSTKEKVHQVLGELKKAGIENVLALRGDMPTDAPAKKEYNYASELIREIKEAGDFCIGAACYPEGHVESVSKTIDMDYLKQKVEAGCDFVTTQMFFDNNILYNYLYRIREKGITVPVVAGIMPVTNVKQIIRSCQLSGTYLPARFKAIVDRFGENPAAMKQAGIAYATEQIIDLIANGVNAIHVYSMNKPDVALKIKENLSEIL encoded by the coding sequence GATAAATATGATTCAGTGGAACGGGCGGCAGCAGAAATTGCGAAGCTGAATCCTGCGTTTATGAGTGTTACATACGGTGCAGGCGGAGGGACCAGCCAATATACGGTTGATATCGCTTCTGCACTGCATCGCGAATATCAAGTGACAGCATTGGCTCATCTGACCTGTGTTTCTTCCACTAAGGAAAAGGTTCATCAGGTCCTTGGTGAACTGAAAAAGGCAGGAATTGAAAATGTGCTGGCTCTCCGGGGAGATATGCCTACTGATGCACCTGCCAAGAAAGAATACAATTACGCTTCTGAACTGATCAGGGAGATAAAGGAAGCAGGAGATTTCTGTATTGGCGCGGCCTGCTATCCAGAAGGCCATGTAGAATCCGTCAGCAAGACGATTGATATGGATTACCTGAAACAGAAAGTAGAGGCTGGATGTGATTTCGTTACCACCCAGATGTTTTTTGATAATAACATTTTATACAATTACCTATACCGCATCCGGGAAAAGGGAATTACTGTTCCGGTTGTTGCGGGAATCATGCCAGTCACCAATGTAAAGCAGATCATCCGAAGCTGTCAGCTTTCAGGTACCTATCTGCCTGCCCGTTTTAAGGCCATTGTGGACAGGTTCGGAGAAAATCCGGCAGCTATGAAGCAGGCAGGAATTGCTTATGCCACAGAGCAGATCATTGACCTTATAGCCAACGGAGTGAACGCCATTCATGTATATTCCATGAATAAGCCGGATGTGGCCTTAAAAATTAAGGAGAACCTTTCTGAAATTCTGTGA
- a CDS encoding vitamin B12 dependent-methionine synthase activation domain-containing protein — protein sequence MEISRKEIRRYLGYGKNEGDEAVNALIEECIRELMACATPKSITRVYPLELLSDDWINFTVFKTKSRNLSRNLADCEQVILFAATLGSGVDVLLHKYTKLQMSKAVVMQAAAAAMIEEYCDEENRKLKEEYEDRKLYLRPRFSPGYGDFPLVCQKDITAVLETSKRIGITLTDSLLMIPSKSVTAVMGVSGKPYRCEIQGCESCSKTDCAYRRN from the coding sequence ATGGAAATCAGCCGAAAGGAAATCCGCCGGTATCTGGGATACGGGAAAAATGAAGGTGATGAGGCTGTAAATGCTTTGATTGAGGAATGCATCAGGGAGCTAATGGCTTGTGCAACCCCTAAAAGCATTACCCGTGTATATCCCTTGGAACTGCTTTCTGATGACTGGATCAATTTTACCGTATTTAAGACCAAAAGCCGGAATTTAAGCCGGAATTTAGCGGATTGTGAACAGGTGATCTTATTTGCAGCTACCTTGGGTTCTGGTGTGGATGTACTTCTGCATAAGTATACAAAACTGCAGATGAGTAAGGCAGTTGTCATGCAGGCTGCAGCTGCAGCCATGATAGAGGAATATTGTGATGAAGAGAACCGGAAGCTGAAAGAAGAATATGAGGACCGGAAGCTGTACTTAAGGCCCAGGTTCAGTCCGGGCTACGGTGACTTTCCCTTAGTGTGCCAGAAGGATATTACGGCAGTATTAGAGACTTCCAAAAGGATCGGAATTACGCTGACGGACAGCCTTCTCATGATACCTTCCAAATCCGTCACTGCGGTTATGGGAGTCAGCGGGAAGCCTTACCGCTGCGAGATTCAGGGATGCGAATCCTGCAGCAAAACGGACTGTGCATACCGGAGAAATTAA
- a CDS encoding homocysteine S-methyltransferase family protein, which translates to MAGILEEIKKRMVFFDGGTGSLLQACGLEPGELPETWNVKHPDIIAKLHRDYLEAGADIIKTNTFGANGLKFHKGAEFDLEEVVTAAFRNARNAVDTASYPEGKGKGYIALDLGPTGKLLKPLGDLDFEDAYQMFSKVVKIGEREGADLVLIETMSDSYEAKAAVLAAKENSSLPVFVTMIFDEKGKLLTGGNVESTVALLEGLGVDALGINCGLGPVQMKSILADIMKVVSIPVIVNPNAGLPRSEGGKTVYDIDAGEFADAMKEIAEEGACVIGGCCGTTPEHIKKTVALCKDFPVRLPDRKNRTVISSYSQAVLIGDDPVIIGERINPTGKSKFKQALRDHNLEYILREGVTQQDNGAHVLDVNVGLPEIDEPSMMVEVIRELQSIIDLPLQIDTSNTEAMEWAMRVYNGKPLINSVNGKKEVMETIFPLVKRYGGVVVALALDEDGIPETADGRIAVANKIYEKAGEYGIEKKDIIIDALCMTVSSDSKGALTTLETLRRIRDELGGRTILGVSNISFGLPQREIINSTFFAMALQNGLSAAIINPNSEAMMRSYYSFRTLAGLDPQCSGYISVYSGQVATLGETVKQGTASSSGSTSGKDMPLSESIAKGLKDRAHAAVTELLKELEPLTIINEEMIPALDRVGKGFENGTVFLPQLLMSAEAAKAAFEVIKEKMAEGGMAQEKKGKIILATVKGDIHDIGKNIVKVLLENYSYDVIDLGKDVPPEKIVETAVREGVKLVGLSALMTTTVPSMEETIRQLRETAPAVKVMVGGAVLTEGYAKTIGADQYCRDAMASVNYAEGIFHGK; encoded by the coding sequence ATGGCAGGTATTTTAGAAGAAATAAAGAAGAGGATGGTTTTTTTTGACGGTGGGACGGGAAGCTTGTTGCAGGCCTGCGGCCTGGAGCCGGGAGAACTTCCGGAAACATGGAATGTTAAGCATCCGGATATTATTGCAAAGCTTCACCGGGATTATCTGGAAGCAGGAGCTGATATCATAAAAACCAATACCTTTGGGGCCAATGGGCTGAAATTCCACAAAGGTGCGGAATTTGACCTGGAAGAGGTGGTGACCGCAGCATTCAGAAATGCAAGGAATGCAGTGGATACGGCTTCATACCCGGAAGGAAAAGGAAAAGGATACATTGCCCTTGATTTAGGCCCTACGGGAAAGCTGTTAAAGCCCCTGGGAGATCTGGACTTTGAGGATGCTTATCAAATGTTTTCCAAGGTAGTAAAAATCGGGGAGAGGGAAGGGGCGGACCTGGTTCTTATTGAGACCATGAGCGACAGCTATGAGGCAAAGGCTGCTGTGCTTGCTGCAAAAGAAAACTCCAGCCTGCCAGTGTTCGTTACCATGATTTTCGATGAGAAAGGAAAGCTTTTGACCGGGGGAAATGTGGAATCCACGGTTGCCCTTTTAGAAGGCCTGGGTGTTGACGCTCTGGGCATCAACTGCGGCCTGGGGCCGGTTCAGATGAAGAGCATTTTAGCGGATATCATGAAGGTGGTATCCATACCGGTTATCGTCAATCCTAATGCCGGACTTCCAAGAAGCGAAGGCGGAAAAACGGTTTATGATATTGATGCGGGAGAGTTTGCGGATGCCATGAAGGAGATTGCAGAAGAGGGTGCCTGTGTGATTGGCGGCTGCTGCGGAACCACACCGGAACACATTAAAAAGACTGTTGCCCTCTGCAAGGATTTTCCTGTCAGACTGCCGGATAGGAAGAACCGGACCGTGATCTCTTCCTATTCCCAGGCAGTTCTGATCGGCGATGACCCGGTCATTATCGGAGAGAGGATCAATCCAACCGGGAAATCCAAGTTTAAACAGGCCCTTCGGGATCATAATCTGGAATACATCCTCCGGGAGGGAGTGACCCAGCAGGACAATGGAGCCCATGTCCTGGATGTGAATGTAGGCCTTCCCGAGATCGACGAGCCCTCCATGATGGTGGAAGTGATCAGGGAGCTCCAAAGCATCATTGACCTGCCTCTTCAGATCGATACCTCCAATACCGAAGCAATGGAGTGGGCAATGAGAGTTTACAACGGAAAGCCTCTTATTAACTCCGTTAATGGAAAAAAGGAAGTAATGGAGACCATATTCCCCTTGGTAAAACGGTATGGGGGCGTTGTGGTTGCCCTGGCTCTTGATGAAGACGGTATTCCGGAGACAGCGGATGGAAGAATTGCTGTTGCAAATAAAATCTATGAAAAGGCCGGGGAATATGGAATTGAGAAGAAGGATATCATCATTGATGCCCTCTGCATGACTGTCAGCTCTGACAGCAAGGGGGCTTTGACGACTCTTGAAACTTTAAGAAGGATACGGGATGAGCTGGGAGGAAGAACCATACTGGGAGTTTCCAACATTTCCTTCGGACTTCCTCAGAGAGAAATCATCAACTCCACCTTTTTTGCCATGGCCCTTCAAAATGGTTTAAGTGCGGCCATTATAAATCCTAATTCAGAGGCAATGATGCGTTCCTACTACAGCTTCCGGACGCTTGCTGGTCTGGACCCTCAATGCAGCGGCTATATCTCCGTTTACAGCGGCCAGGTCGCTACTTTGGGAGAAACGGTGAAACAGGGGACTGCTTCTTCCTCAGGCAGCACCTCCGGCAAAGATATGCCTTTGTCGGAAAGCATTGCAAAGGGACTGAAGGACCGGGCTCATGCCGCAGTAACTGAGCTGCTAAAAGAACTGGAGCCTTTGACCATTATTAATGAAGAGATGATTCCAGCCCTGGACCGTGTGGGAAAGGGCTTTGAAAACGGGACCGTGTTCCTTCCTCAGCTTTTAATGAGTGCGGAAGCTGCCAAGGCAGCCTTTGAGGTTATAAAAGAAAAGATGGCGGAGGGCGGTATGGCCCAGGAGAAAAAGGGAAAGATCATCCTGGCAACGGTCAAGGGAGATATTCATGACATCGGCAAGAATATTGTAAAGGTTCTCCTTGAAAACTATAGCTATGATGTCATTGACTTAGGAAAGGACGTTCCTCCTGAAAAAATCGTGGAGACAGCAGTAAGGGAGGGGGTAAAGCTGGTGGGCTTAAGTGCTCTTATGACCACTACGGTCCCCAGCATGGAGGAAACCATCAGACAGCTTAGGGAGACAGCTCCTGCCGTGAAAGTAATGGTAGGAGGTGCCGTGCTTACAGAAGGATATGCAAAAACCATTGGTGCGGACCAGTACTGCCGGGATGCCATGGCTTCCGTCAACTATGCAGAGGGCATATTCCATGGAAAATAG
- the trpS gene encoding tryptophan--tRNA ligase: protein MGKIILTGDRPTGKLHIGHYVGSLKRRVELQNSGEFDEIFIMIADAQALTDNADNPEKVRQNIIEVALDYLSCGLDPEKCTLFIQSQIPELTELSFYFMNLVTVSRLQRNPTVKSEIAMRNFETSIPVGFFTYPISQAADITAFQATTVPVGEDQEPMIEQTREIVRKFNSVYGDALVEPEILLPNNKACLRLPGTDGKAKMSKSLGNCIYLSDTEEEVKKKVMSMYTDPNHIQVSDPGEVEGNTVFTYLDAFCKDEDFGKYLPDYKNLDELKDHYRRGGLGDVKVKRFLNSILQAELEPIRRRRKEYEANIPYVYQILKEGSRRAEAKAAQTLNGVKEAMKINYFDDLEYIEEQARKYKGQE from the coding sequence ATGGGAAAGATTATTTTAACAGGGGACCGGCCCACCGGAAAGCTCCATATCGGCCATTATGTTGGTTCGTTGAAGCGAAGGGTGGAGCTGCAGAATTCCGGTGAATTTGACGAGATTTTTATTATGATTGCGGATGCCCAGGCACTTACGGACAATGCCGATAATCCGGAAAAGGTTCGTCAGAATATCATTGAGGTTGCGCTGGATTACCTTTCCTGCGGGCTGGACCCGGAGAAATGTACCCTGTTTATCCAGTCACAGATTCCGGAGCTCACAGAGTTGTCCTTTTACTTTATGAATCTGGTAACCGTATCCAGGCTTCAGAGGAATCCCACGGTAAAATCCGAGATTGCCATGAGGAATTTTGAAACCAGTATACCGGTAGGCTTCTTCACCTACCCCATCAGCCAGGCAGCAGACATTACAGCTTTCCAGGCCACTACGGTGCCCGTAGGAGAGGACCAGGAGCCAATGATCGAGCAGACCAGGGAAATCGTGCGTAAGTTTAATTCTGTTTACGGAGATGCCCTTGTGGAACCGGAAATCCTGCTTCCGAATAATAAGGCGTGCTTACGGCTTCCGGGAACCGACGGCAAAGCCAAGATGAGCAAATCTCTTGGAAACTGCATCTATTTATCTGATACGGAAGAAGAAGTAAAGAAAAAGGTCATGAGCATGTATACAGATCCAAACCATATCCAGGTTTCCGATCCGGGAGAGGTGGAAGGGAATACGGTATTTACTTATCTGGATGCCTTCTGTAAGGATGAGGATTTTGGTAAATATCTGCCTGACTATAAGAATCTTGACGAACTTAAGGATCATTACAGACGGGGCGGTTTAGGGGATGTGAAGGTAAAGAGGTTCTTAAACAGCATCCTGCAGGCGGAGTTAGAGCCGATCCGCAGGAGAAGAAAGGAATATGAGGCTAATATTCCATACGTATACCAGATATTGAAAGAGGGAAGCCGCAGGGCTGAGGCGAAAGCGGCCCAGACTTTAAATGGTGTGAAAGAAGCCATGAAGATCAATTATTTTGATGATCTGGAATACATTGAGGAACAGGCAAGAAAGTATAAGGGCCAGGAATAG